The Halobacteriovorax sp. DA5 genome includes the window TGCAGCATCGTTGACGTGATCCATTAAATCATCTTTGGCCTTTTGAAATTCGCGTAGTCCCTTACCTAAACCTTTTGCAAGTTCAGGAAGTTTTTTAGGCCCGATAAAAATCAGGGCAAAAACTAAAATAATAAGTAACTCACCAGCTCCAAAGCCACCAAACATAATTACGCCTCTTTTTTATTAGAAAGGATACTTTCTTCAAGTCCACCAAGTTGTGAACGTAGGATTTTAATACGTGTACCTTCAGCAACTTCAAGGTCCACAACTTTTTCAGTCATCCCTACGATTGTACCAAAGATTCCTGATTTTGTGTAAACACGATTACCTTTTTCAAGTGTATCAAGCATTTTCTTTTCTTCTTCCATTTGTTTCTTTTGTGGTCTGAAAACAAGGAAATAAAAAATAGCAACAACAGCAATAATTGGAACAAAGTTCATCGCTGAGTTAGCTGGAGCAGCAGCTGCGCCACCTTGAGCATAAGCATTTGATATAAAAAGTTGTAACATTTGTTTCTCCTAACTTTTATTTTTTCTTTATTGGCCTGAGGCCCATTTTCGTGAAGTGTATCTGTTATAAAATTCTTTATAATAATCGTCAAACCTATCCGCTAGAATTGCTTCTCGTGCATCTTGAGTCATCTTAATCATGAAATAAAGATTGTGATAAGTGATCAGGTTACCAGAAAGAAACTCTCCAGTTGTGTATAGGTGTCTAATGTATGAACGTGAATACGTTTTACAAACTTTGCAATCACAACTTGGATCAGGCGGAAGTGTATCCTCTCTAAAACGAAGATTCTTAATATTAAGAGGTCCATCGTGTGTTAGAAATTGTCCGTTACGTGCATTCCTTGTTGGAAGAACACAGTCAAACATATCAATACCGGCGCGAATCCCATTAAGAATATCAAGAGGCTTTCCAACACCCATTAAGTATCTTGGTTTTTGATCAGGCATAGTGTGAACAAATCCATTTAGGAAATCAACCATCTCTTCGTTCTTTTCACCAACCGAAAGTCCACCTAGAGCAAGACCAGGAAAGTCCATTTCTTCAAGGCGCTGCATACACTCAGTACGAAGATCATGATGTAGGCCACCTTGAACAATACCAAAAAGTTTTTGGTAGTCGCGAAGCTTATAATCAATACAACGCTTGGCCCATCTAAGAGTTAACTCCATACTCTCGCGAAGAGTTTCTTTCGTTGCTGGAAGTTTAGGGCACTCATCAAATGCCATGACGATATCTGAGCCAAGGCCCTTTTGAATCTCCATACTTTTTTCTGGAGAGATTAGATGTTTTGACCCATCAATATGTGAAGAAAAAGTTACTCCTTCTTCTGTGATCTTATTAATGTCTGAAAGGGAAAATACTTGAAACCCACCTGAGTCTGTAAGAATTGGACGATCCCAATTCATAAAACCATGAAGGCCGCCACCTACTTTTTCAATTAGCTCATGCCCAGGTCTTAGGTATAAGTGATAAGTGTTACCAAGAATGATTTGAGCATTCATCTCGTAAAGATCTTCTTGCCACATACACTTAACAGATGCACGAGTTCCAACAGGCATAAAAATTGGTGTTTTAATCTCACCGTGCTCTGTTGTTATTGTTGTTGCGCGGGCCTTACCGCTATAACCTTCAACTTTAATCATATTCACTTACCTTAAAATTAACATCGCATCACCATATGAAAAGAAACGATATCCCTCTTTAACTGCAATATTATAAATCTCTAATGTTTTCTCTCGGCCAATTAGCGCACTCACAAGCATAAGTAGCGTTGATTTAGGAAGGTGAAAGTTAGTTACCAAACCATCAATACTCTTCACATCAACTCCAGGGTGTAAAAAGATTGAAGTATCCTTCATCTCTCCCGGAGTATAATTATCGACTCCATTTTGCCAAATTGTTTCAAGAGTTCTTAAACTCGTCGTCCCAACGGCAATGCGCTTATTAGCATTTTTTATTTTTTCAAAATTAACTTTATCAACAAAGTAATTTTCAGAGTGCATTTTGTGATCTTCTAAATTATCAACTTTAACTGGAGCAAAAGTACCAAGACCAACATGTAAAGTAACTTTGGCAATGTCATGGCCTTGACTTTTAATCTGCTCTAATAGCTCATCAGAAAAATGCAGTCCGGCCGTTGGAGCAGCAACACTTCCTAATTCATTGGCAAAGACCGTTTGATAATCTTTCTTATCTTGTTCGTCTGACTCTCCCCCACGAATATAAGGAGGAATTGGAACAAGTGCATTTGCATTTAAGTAGTCAATAAGATCATTGCCAACAATTGAAGGAGCGATCAAGAACTCACCTTCAATATTATCGACAATTGAAATCGTCAGACCGTTAGCGAAAATATACTTGTCATCGGCCTTCTTCTTGCCACGCGCTTTCACAAGTGCACGGTAGTGGCCATTTTCATCGGCCTCAACACTTAGAAAGAAAACTTCAGCGTTACCACCACTTTCCTTGTGACCTTTTAGACGACAAGGGAAGACCTTGCTTTGATTTAAAACCAAAGTTGTTTCTTTCGGTAGAAAGTTAATTAATTCATTGAACTTATGATGAGAAATTGTATCTGTTTTACAATTGTAAACTAATAATCTTGAGTGATGACGTCCCTCAATTGGGCGCTCAGCAATCTGTTCTTTAGGCAGATCGTAGTCGTAAGATGACAGCTGCAAATCGTCTCTATTTACTTTATTTACTTGATTCATAGGTCCCGATAGTAGCGTGAAATTAGGTAATCGTCATCATGTAAGTTTTTCAAATCACAACTTTCTTATATTCAAATGTAAAGAAAACTGCAAAAACTTACAAAAAGCAAAAGAGAGGGAAATTTGAAGTTAAATCTTACGCAAATCGCATTATTTTCAGCGCTACTTTCAACAAATTCGATGGCCATTAATAAAGTTATTTATGGAAACGATAACAGAGTTGATGTTCACGAATCAAATAAAGAATTCCTAGTTGATAGTGTTGCAGCAATGGTTCCAAGCTATGCTTTTTTGAAAGATGAAAAAGGAAAGGTTGCAGATACAAAACTTCTTAGATTTCCTACATTAAAATACCATAGAGGTTACCCTACTTGTGGTGACATGAGATTTAGAGATCAGCCTACGATTGCAAGTTGTAGTGGATTCTTAATAGGAAAGAATCTTCTTATGACGGCCGGACACTGTATGATCTCAGGTGGAACAGAAGTTTCTGACCAAGTAACATCAAAGTGTAGAGATAATAAATGGGTATTCAATTATAACTCAACATCAGTAAATAAAGATGGGCAATTAGAAATTAAAAAGAATGACGTCTATGGTTGTAAGCGCGTTGTAGCGGCATCTTACACAGGTACACTAGATTATGCAGTTGTTGAACTTGAACGAGAAGCGACAGATAAGAAGCCACTAACTCTAAACATGTCAACGAATGCAACAGCAAAAGGTACAGATATTTATGTGGCGGGCTACCCTACGGGACTCCCTCTTAAAGTTGCAGACGGAGCCAAGGTTATCTCAAACCCAATTTACAGCAAAGAGATCATCACAGACCTCGATACTTTTGCAGGTAACTCAGGATCTCCTGTTTTAAATAAGAAAGATGAGGTTATTGGTATATTAGTAGCTGGTGAAATCGATTATGCCTTTGATTTTGACAAAGGTTGCTATAAAGTAAACGTATGTAAGAAGCAAGGTGGAAAGTGTGAACGTCAATCATCTCCACTTGGAGGCAGTGGCGAAACTGTTACAAAAGTTGTCTCTGCTTACACTGATTACAAATTAAAAGAAGCTTTAGGGCCTTATATCTTTGAAGAAGGCGCTAAGAGCGAAGAAGAAGTGGAAGAAGTCATTGAAGAATACGAAGAAGAATACGAATAATATTAAAGCTAGAATTACTAAAGAAGAAATCAACTCTTTCGAGATGATTGATTACACGGGCCAGATTCATTTAATTGATACTGAACAAAAGGCCCAAGATATTTCTAAAAGATTTCAAGAATTAAATCAAAAATACAATTGCACGGGCCTTGATACTGAATCAAGGCCTTCTTTTAAAAAGACCGACAATTTTCGCATAAGTCTTATTCAAGTTTCATTTGAAGATGAATGCTTCCTTTTTCGTTTAAATAAGATTCAATGCCCTGACTATCTAGTCGAATATTTAGAAGACGAGAATCTAATTAAAACAGGGGTTGCGGTTAAAGACGATTGTCGTGATCTTAAGAAGCAATACCATATCAACGCAAAAGGCGTTGTCGATGTTCAAGACCTTGCAAAAGCGCAAGGCTATATTACTCTTGGTCTACAGTCCTTAACGGGAATTCTCTTAGAGAAGAAAATCTCTAAGAAGGCAAAGCTAACAAATTGGGAAAATAACAAATTAACAGATGCCCAAATTCGCTACGCTGCAACTGATGCTTGGATTTCATTAAAGCTCTATCAGGCCCTTGATAAGAAAGACTAAAATAAATAAGAATTTCTATTCACAGTCTTTCATTAAAGATTCATCTTCTTTGGTAATGATAGACTGTATGAAACTTCTAAGGATATTGATTATATCACTATTATTCTCTGGTGCTTATGCACAAGAAGACTCAGATAATCAAAGCGGCCCATACCGTATGGATAGCTTTGGAACAACAAACCCTTATGAAGAAGCGGCCAATCAAGATGAACGAAAGCTTCGAAGGCCATCATCTGAAGAGATCTATAAATATAAATACGAATTAGAGCAAAATCCCAAATGGCAGGACATCGAAGAACATTGTGGAGACCGTTGCATCTATCCGGACTCTCGTGGTAAGTAATTTCAACAACTTAAACTAGGTAAATTATTTCCTAAATTAATTAAAGATCATTCATTCTATAATTTATTTAGAATGAAACTTGTTAAGTCCGCAATAATATTAACATCTCTTGGCCTCATCCTAACTTCTTGCTCAGGTGGAGCAGAAGGTGCAGATGGTATCCAGGCAGCTCCTGTTGGTCAGGCGGCTCCCAGCGCAATTTCAACGGCCCAGGCCGTGATTACGGGCGCCTTACCGCAAAACGCTCCAGCAGTCTCATGGACTAATCCAGCAAGTTTCGATCATATCGACTACACTCTAGGAACAACATCGGCTGGCTCCGAGCATACGGCCTGGACAAATATTGGCACAGTAACAAATTACACGCACACAGGTCTTGTTGGACTAACAGAGTGCCAAGCTTACTACCCTTCGGTGCGTGCAGTAAGTGCAACAGCACAAACCTCGACGACACTAGCAAGCACTAGCTTCTATTGGGACAACACGGCACCAAGTGCTGTTGGTACACCAGACGTTTCAGCAGATGACGCCACGGCCGCATCCTCTACGACAACAACTTGGGTAGCAGCAACAGATAACTGCCAAATCGATCATTATGAAATTGCAATCGGAACCAATCCGGGCTTCACAAATATTCAGAGCTGGATCAACATCGGCAATGTTACAAGTTATAAGCTAGTTAGTGGTGTTGATGGCGCTAGCTTCTCACTTAATGAAGCAACTAATTACTATATCTCATTGAGGGCAGTTGATGGTGCAGGTCTAAGTATCACACAAAACTCAGTGGCCTTTCAGGTTTTCAATCCAGCAACATCCCTCCCTAATATGGTTGCAAGACTAGATGCTAGCGACTTAAGCTCCATCCTAGACAACACGGGAAAAATTGCGAGCAATGGTGCATTCAATGGAGTTGTCGAAGATTGGCTTGATATTTCCGGTAGTGCCAATACACATAATTTTTATCAAAATGGAGGCGCTCCAACTTTTGATGGCGTCGATAATCATGTTGTTTTTAATGGAACTAATCAGTATCTAACTGTTGCAAACCATGCAGAGCTAAATACGGCCACGACTAATCAAAGAAATATCACAGCGTCTATTGAGACCTCTGCCGATATCACAAGTCTGCAAATTATCTACGAGGAAGGCGGGGCCAGTCGTGGAATGAATATCTATATTCAAGGCGGAAATCTGTACTGTGGATTCTGGAATATAAACGATGACGGAGACGGTAGCCAGCCATTCATTTCTGTCAGCGAGCCGATAGCAATAAATACCATTTATCATATTACTTGGGTTTTTGATTACACAAATTATACGGGAGCGGCCGGGCCTGATGGTGATCTCACTTGTTATATAAATGGAAGCTCAATCGGCTCTACAACTTCAACTTCACTCCTATATGCTCACTCGGGGGCAATCTCTTTAGGTTCATACCTTAGTGATAGCTACACCCATACAGGATCTCTTAGTGGAAATGGTGGCTATTTTAACGGTGATGTTATGGAATTTATGCTCTTTAATGATCCACCTGATGCAGCAACAGTGAACACAATTCATACATATCTTGAAGATAAGTGGAACTAGGCTAGCTCAAATCATAATCATCTGATATAAATTCCTCATGAATTTAAGTGTTTTTGATATCTACTCAATCGGAATTGGGCCTAGTAGCTCGCATACAGTAGGGCCTATGAGGGCCGCTAAAGAATTTATGGATAAACTCGTTTCAATGGGTTTATTTGATGAGACGCAAGTCGTTTCGACAGCACTCTATGGATCTCTTGCCTTAACAGGTAAAGGACATGGCACAGACAAGGCCGTCATTCTAGGACTTAGTGGTTACACTCCTGAAGATATCTGCCCAGATCAAATTGATCGCATCTTAAATCTAGCTCACGACCAAGAAAAGCTTACTTTCTTTGAAGGTAAAGATAACGCAAAAGTGATCTCTTATATTCCACGTGAACATATCTTATTCCATCGCAAACAAACTCTCGACTTCCACTCGAATGGAATGTGCTTCCAGGCCATCGATAAAGATGGACGTGAGTTATATAAGAAAGTCTACTTCTCAATTGGTGGTGGCTTCATCGTAGCTGAAGGCGAAAATAACGAAGGCGATATTTTCTCTCAACACACAAGCAAGGTTAAATACCCATTCACATGTGGAGATGAACTTCTAGCAATCGCTAATGAAAATGATATTTCAATTTGTGATTTAATTAAGACAAACGAAACATCATGGCGAAGTGAAGAAGAGATTAATAAAGGCCTTTTAGAAATTTGGCAGGCAATGGATAATTGCATAAGTAGAGGCCTTAAAGCAGAAGGACAACTTCCAGGTGGCCTTAAAGTAAATAAACGAGCAAAGAAGTTATACGAAGCTCTTTCGAAAAAAGACTGTGAGAAGAACCTTGATCCCCTAACGATTATGGATTGGGTAAATCTCTTTGCTATTTCTGTTAACGAAGAAAATGCTTCTGGTGGAAAAGTTGTGACAGCACCAACAAATGGAGCGGCTGGAATTATTCCAGCAGTTATTAAATACTATCTTAAATTTGTTAAGGACGCTTCAATTGATAAAGTTGTGGACTTCCTTTTAGTCGCCGGTTGTGTCGGGATTCTCTATAAAAAGAATGCTTCGATTTCAGGTGCAGAAGTTGGTTGTCAGGGCGAAGTTGGTGTTGCTTGCTCAATGGCGGCAGCAGGGCTTACACAAGTACTTGGTGGAACAAACGAACAAATCGAAAACGCCGCAGAAATTGCAATGGAACATAACCTAGGACTAACTTGCGATCCAATCGGTGGCCTTGTGCAAATTCCATGTATTGAGCGAAATGCGATGGGTGCAGTAAAAGCAATTAATGCGGCCAGAATGGCCATGCGTGGGGACGGAAGTCATTTTGTGAGTCTTGATAAAGTTATCAAAACCATGAAAGAAACTGGTGCTGATATGCAAACGAAGTATAAAGAAACAAGCCGTGGAGGCCTTGCTGTTAACGTCACTGAGTGTTAATTCAGCTAGTTAGACAGGTTACTTCTTTCACACGTCAAGATAAACACTTTCATTTTAGTGACCCTCATCATACAAAGACCTACTTTTATATAGAAAATTAGGGAGAGAGTCATGAAAAAATTCTTAATTCCTCTTATGCTACTTACACTGTTTACAGGTTGTAAGGAAGTTAAAGAGGCCATCAAAATGCCAGAAAAAATGGATAAGCTTGGTGAGACGACTGATGGTATGAGTGATACAACATCACAACTATACTCACAGCTTCGTTCGGCACAGTCTTCAGTTGAAAGACGTGATGCTTTCGCACTTATCTTAAATGACAATATTGAAATGGGTCAAAAGCTTACAAATGCTGCAAAATTCTTTATGGCATTTGAATATAACCTTTATACAGGAATTAAGCCTTACGATAATTTAGAAATTCGTGACATGCTTTTCTATGATGCAGTAGAAGAGTTTTACAAGAATATGGCCTCTGTTTATGAAACAGATATTAAAGGTGAATTCAACGTTAAAAAAGCAATGAAGAAAGGTAAGATGACTCCTATCCACACAGGAAAGTGGTCACTTAAAAAACGTAACTACGAGCAATCTTTCTATGCTGTAGCTGCGGCCCTTCACAAGGTTCACCACCGTCAAACTTTCAATGCAAAAAATAATGGTTTTGCTGAAATGTCGATGTACACACTTATGAAAGATGCACTTATTAAAGACTCTCAAGGTGCAACACTAAGTAAGTCAGAAGAATATATCGTAGCAGGTCACAACCGTGAAATTTCAATCGCGCTTTTAAAAGCACGTATTGATATCATTCTTGCTCTTGCAATCAATGACTCTATGGATGCTGACGAAGCATCTTTTTGGCCAGGACTTCTTCACGTTATCTCAGGTGGAAAACTTGGTAAGTTAGAACTTCCTTCAACTTTTGAAACTTCAAATGCAGCAACGATGCACGAAGCGAATAAGAAGATCGAAGAAGCACTTAAGTGTTATGACTTCCTTCTATCAATTGGTGTTAAGCACGAGATCGATAAGAAAGTTAAAAATATCTTCGATAACGTTGAACTTCCAGAGCTAGATAATATCCAAGCTCAAAATGATAATATTCAAGAGTACAGAGAATATATTCAACAAATTCAAAAAATTGATTAAATCAAATAAAAGAAAAGGCCTCAATAGAGGCCTTTTTTATTTCTTAAAATGATTTAAAAATTCCTGTGGGGCCTTGGCAAGCTTGCGCTCTTCATAGTCAAAGAAGACTAGGCCATTTTTAGCATAAGCGATAAGACGATCACCGCATGTGAATTTATATAGAAGGTCAAAGCCGTACTCACTAATATCTTCGACAAACATTTCAACCTCTAAAACGTCCCCATGGAAAGCCTCTCCACGGTACATATAAGCAGCATCAGCTTGAATTAGTGACTTACCAAAGCAATTTAGTTCATCATGACCAAGGGATTTAAGAAAGCGCAGACGCCCTTCATGACAAAGTGTTGCCACAGCATCATTTCCCATATGATTTCCATAATTGACGAAGTTAATTGTTAGCTCAATTTTAGTTTTAAAATCAGCTTCTCTTTGAGGTGTCGATAATTTTATACGTGCCATGGATAAATTTTAACTAATTAAACTTACTCACACAAGATATAAGAATTCACTATTGGGCCGAAGAAATATTATATCCTTCTTTTTTAGAGAGGAATTTTGCCAAAAGCTCATGCCTATTATTAACGACCATTGCCTTAATAAGCACTTGGTCATTAAGCCAACGGAAGTCTCTATCCAGAGGCATTCCTTTATCATAATAAGCTAAAAAATCATTTGGACGATGCTTGATAAAAACAAAAGCATAGACAGGTTTTGCCATATGAAAATACGAAAGGAGCTGCTGCGTATTCATTGATGAATAACGAAAGTACCTGAGCATAGAAAGACAGAAGAAGGAAATAATGAGTGAAAGACAGCAGATCATAAAGCTTCTTTCAAACCA containing:
- a CDS encoding twin-arginine translocase TatA/TatE family subunit codes for the protein MFGGFGAGELLIILVFALIFIGPKKLPELAKGLGKGLREFQKAKDDLMDHVNDAAETNSHKEESVASQITESPEASVAAQGDAEIKNSNNSEEEKDQVIESEKSKQS
- the yajC gene encoding preprotein translocase subunit YajC, whose protein sequence is MLQLFISNAYAQGGAAAAPANSAMNFVPIIAVVAIFYFLVFRPQKKQMEEEKKMLDTLEKGNRVYTKSGIFGTIVGMTEKVVDLEVAEGTRIKILRSQLGGLEESILSNKKEA
- the tgt gene encoding tRNA guanosine(34) transglycosylase Tgt; amino-acid sequence: MIKVEGYSGKARATTITTEHGEIKTPIFMPVGTRASVKCMWQEDLYEMNAQIILGNTYHLYLRPGHELIEKVGGGLHGFMNWDRPILTDSGGFQVFSLSDINKITEEGVTFSSHIDGSKHLISPEKSMEIQKGLGSDIVMAFDECPKLPATKETLRESMELTLRWAKRCIDYKLRDYQKLFGIVQGGLHHDLRTECMQRLEEMDFPGLALGGLSVGEKNEEMVDFLNGFVHTMPDQKPRYLMGVGKPLDILNGIRAGIDMFDCVLPTRNARNGQFLTHDGPLNIKNLRFREDTLPPDPSCDCKVCKTYSRSYIRHLYTTGEFLSGNLITYHNLYFMIKMTQDAREAILADRFDDYYKEFYNRYTSRKWASGQ
- the queA gene encoding tRNA preQ1(34) S-adenosylmethionine ribosyltransferase-isomerase QueA; the encoded protein is MNQVNKVNRDDLQLSSYDYDLPKEQIAERPIEGRHHSRLLVYNCKTDTISHHKFNELINFLPKETTLVLNQSKVFPCRLKGHKESGGNAEVFFLSVEADENGHYRALVKARGKKKADDKYIFANGLTISIVDNIEGEFLIAPSIVGNDLIDYLNANALVPIPPYIRGGESDEQDKKDYQTVFANELGSVAAPTAGLHFSDELLEQIKSQGHDIAKVTLHVGLGTFAPVKVDNLEDHKMHSENYFVDKVNFEKIKNANKRIAVGTTSLRTLETIWQNGVDNYTPGEMKDTSIFLHPGVDVKSIDGLVTNFHLPKSTLLMLVSALIGREKTLEIYNIAVKEGYRFFSYGDAMLILR
- a CDS encoding serine protease; amino-acid sequence: MKLNLTQIALFSALLSTNSMAINKVIYGNDNRVDVHESNKEFLVDSVAAMVPSYAFLKDEKGKVADTKLLRFPTLKYHRGYPTCGDMRFRDQPTIASCSGFLIGKNLLMTAGHCMISGGTEVSDQVTSKCRDNKWVFNYNSTSVNKDGQLEIKKNDVYGCKRVVAASYTGTLDYAVVELEREATDKKPLTLNMSTNATAKGTDIYVAGYPTGLPLKVADGAKVISNPIYSKEIITDLDTFAGNSGSPVLNKKDEVIGILVAGEIDYAFDFDKGCYKVNVCKKQGGKCERQSSPLGGSGETVTKVVSAYTDYKLKEALGPYIFEEGAKSEEEVEEVIEEYEEEYE
- a CDS encoding 3'-5' exonuclease encodes the protein MKNTKKNTNNIKARITKEEINSFEMIDYTGQIHLIDTEQKAQDISKRFQELNQKYNCTGLDTESRPSFKKTDNFRISLIQVSFEDECFLFRLNKIQCPDYLVEYLEDENLIKTGVAVKDDCRDLKKQYHINAKGVVDVQDLAKAQGYITLGLQSLTGILLEKKISKKAKLTNWENNKLTDAQIRYAATDAWISLKLYQALDKKD
- a CDS encoding L-serine ammonia-lyase, which codes for MNLSVFDIYSIGIGPSSSHTVGPMRAAKEFMDKLVSMGLFDETQVVSTALYGSLALTGKGHGTDKAVILGLSGYTPEDICPDQIDRILNLAHDQEKLTFFEGKDNAKVISYIPREHILFHRKQTLDFHSNGMCFQAIDKDGRELYKKVYFSIGGGFIVAEGENNEGDIFSQHTSKVKYPFTCGDELLAIANENDISICDLIKTNETSWRSEEEINKGLLEIWQAMDNCISRGLKAEGQLPGGLKVNKRAKKLYEALSKKDCEKNLDPLTIMDWVNLFAISVNEENASGGKVVTAPTNGAAGIIPAVIKYYLKFVKDASIDKVVDFLLVAGCVGILYKKNASISGAEVGCQGEVGVACSMAAAGLTQVLGGTNEQIENAAEIAMEHNLGLTCDPIGGLVQIPCIERNAMGAVKAINAARMAMRGDGSHFVSLDKVIKTMKETGADMQTKYKETSRGGLAVNVTEC
- a CDS encoding thioesterase family protein; the protein is MARIKLSTPQREADFKTKIELTINFVNYGNHMGNDAVATLCHEGRLRFLKSLGHDELNCFGKSLIQADAAYMYRGEAFHGDVLEVEMFVEDISEYGFDLLYKFTCGDRLIAYAKNGLVFFDYEERKLAKAPQEFLNHFKK